Proteins encoded together in one Plasmodium cynomolgi strain B DNA, chromosome 9, whole genome shotgun sequence window:
- a CDS encoding hypothetical protein (putative), giving the protein MTAQKEESLKISNVYLHRDDQLELIKELENVLIRGVFTCGHSINIFLKGKEGSTSNTFIQLDSTPLSSASYSGKSYLNISCSDINDCEFLTSDFVLYALRKRGRTPHGGSPQHGDHFGHNNKGSVLQRRDIKSTMVHRGRVATWRCPLQSESSLPKGQTAITPLKETAQNAENAQNAQNYAKWLPVNTKKIFLGEFQFYGVDEENKIFTWHTDVHSKDKIIYNYQTKFVNYINPLDKIKIVNVSCGQSHALFLLDEDSNKKVKFIAAGYSHNLICTYQNEVYGWGNNLHGQLFLEDPFVKGPTLIFDPKQWHKFMVKKKKLKRVNKTVTNSYTRAAPFTHHVAIQSGSSNPECDGQDDNPSQICNREQPPPQEYPQTDKFTKYIELIKRDNQAYKKTKKWRNKNQFKVTKLCCGFSFSCLLLKNQNCYVVGKTNPSLARKTEKIDNLLRINKKKKSMTFFVIFLTSSLWII; this is encoded by the exons ATGACCgcgcaaaaggaagaatcgTTAAAGATAAGCAACGTGTATCTGCATCGAGATGACCAGCTGGAACTCATAAAGGAGTTAGAGAATGTCCTTATTAGGGGAGTATTCACATGTGGCCAcagcataaatattttcctaaaagggaaagaaggaaGCACAAGCAATACGTTTATTCAGTTGGACAGCACACCACTTTCGAGTGCATCTTACAGCGGAAAGAGCTACTTGAATATATCCTGCAGTGACATAAACGATTGTGAATTTTTAACTAGCGATTTTGTTTTGTATGCCCTGCGCAAGAGAGGAAGAACTCCCCATGGCGGATCCCCGCAACATGGAGACCATTTCGGTCACAACAACAAGGGGAGTGTTCTCCAGAGGAGGGATATAAAATCCACGATGGTGCATCGTGGGAGGGTGGCTACATGGCGCTGCCCCCTACAAAGTGAGAGTTCCCTGCCAAAAGGGCAGACCGCCATAACCCCCCTCAAGGAAACTGCacaaaatgcagaaaatgcgcaaaatgcGCAAAACTACGCCAAATGGCTGCCCGTCAACacgaagaaaatttttctggGGGAATTTCAATTTTACGGAGTGGacgaggaaaataaaattttcacatgGCACACTGATGTCCATTCGaaagacaaaataatttacaactaccaaacaaaatttgttaattatataaaccctttggataaaataaaaattgttaatgtATCATGCGGACAAAGTCACGCGCTCTTTTT ATTGGATGAAGATTCCaacaaaaaggtaaaatttATTGCTGCTGGATATTCACACAACTTAATTTGTACTTACCAGAATGAGGTGTACGGGTGGGGGAATAACTTGCACGGACAGCTATTTCTGGAGGACCCCTTTGTAAAAGGGCCTACACTTATATTTGACCCGAAACAATGGCACAAATTTAtggtaaaaaagaagaagcttaAAAGGGTCAACAAAACGGTCACCAATAGTTACACGCGGGCGGCCCCATTTACTCACCATGTCGCCATCCAAAGTGGAAGTAGCAACCCCGAGTGCGACGGCCAGGATGATAACCCCTCGCAGATATGCAACCGGGAACAGCCTCCCCCACAGGAGTACCCTCAAACGgacaaatttacaaaatatatcgAGCTTATCAAAAGGGATAATCAAGCGTataagaaaacgaaaaaatggagaaacaaaaaccaATTCAAagttacaaaattatgttgcggattttccttctcctgcCTCCTTTTGAAGAACCAAAACTGCTACGTCGTGGGGAAGACCAACCCCTCACTTGCTAGGAAAACGGAAAAGATAGACAACCTTCTcaggataaataaaaaaaaaaaatcgatgacattttttgtaatttttttaacatcatCCTTGTGGATAATTTAA
- a CDS encoding translation initiation factor eIF-1A (putative), which translates to KGGKNRRRGKNDNEGEKRELLYKEEDQEYAQVLRMLGNGRLEAHCFDGVKRLCHIRGKMRKRVWINSGDIILVSLRDYQDSKADVIAKYTPDEARSLKTHGELPETAKINETDIFDDDGQNGVEFLDDESDEEAQEEMNNARKLEIED; encoded by the exons aagggaggaaaaaacagaaggagaggaaaaaatgacaacgaaggggagaagcgggaacTGCTGTACAAGGAAGAAGACCAAG AATATGCACAAGTGTTAAGGATGTTGGGGAATGGCCGATTGGAGGCCCACTGCTTTGATGGGGTGAAGCGACTGTGTCATATTAG ggggaaaatgagaaagaggGTTTGGATCAACTCTGGTGACATCATTTTAGTATCCCTGCGGGACTACCAAGACAGCAAGGCGGATGTCATTGCGAA ATACACACCTGACGAGGCAAGGAGCCTGAAAACGCACGGAGAATTGCCCGAAACGGCCAAAATCAACGAAACGGACATTTTCGATGACGACGGACAGAACGGAGTCGAATTTTTGGACGATGAATCTGACGAGGAGGCCCAAGAAGAAATGAACAACGCGAGGAAATTGGAAATAGAAGAC
- a CDS encoding hypothetical protein (putative) yields MTPQNSSKEETQIKKYSIDFDAFNESIFDVRIELGERDPGDGPEFECTSEDTEGGREEDREGAPYQDDEDDQTERRRDNLRRSNHTGNRDYHEKKGNTRKSSMHFYNSSENSSHSSLDVNEILQTRTNERVEKKNRNTYILQHKERIREKKNEKKNRKNNSSHSSNLKNNFLKISKTTKDNVKRASIATVMLENLSNRDPNSDFGSDVSSGISENSDLSENHYRDGTDNLN; encoded by the exons ATGACCCCACAA AATTCCTCCAAGGAGGAAACGCAAATTAAGAAATACAGCATCGATTTTGATGCCTTCAATGAGAGCATATTCGACGTGAGAATTGAGCTCGGTGAGAGAGACCCAGGGGACGGCCCCGAATTTGAATGCACATCAGAGGACACGGAGGGGGGCAGAGAGGAGGACAGAGAGGGTGCTCCTTACCAGGATGACGAAGATGACCAAACCGAGCGCAGGAGAGATAACCTCAGAAGAAGCAACCATACGGGGAACAGAGACTAccatgagaaaaaagggaacacacGCAAATCATCGATGCACTTCTACAACAGCAGTGAGAACTCCTCGCACAGCTCCCTAGACGTAAACgaaattttacaaacaaGGACCAACGAacgagtggaaaaaaaaaacagaaacacGTACATCCTGCAACACAAGGAGAGAAttagggaaaagaaaaatgaaaaaaaaaacagaaaaaataatagcagtCATAGTAGCAATTTAAAGAATAACTTTTTAAAGATTAGCAAAACGACAAAGGACAATGTGAAGAGGGCCAGCATCGCCACTGTCATGCTCGAAAATCTGTCTAACCGGGACCCCAACAGCGACTTCGGAAGCGACGTTAGCAGTGGTATCAGCGAAAATAGTGATCTGAGCGAAAATCACTACAGAGATGGCACAGACAATTTGAATTAA
- a CDS encoding hypothetical protein (putative) translates to MKFFFFSFALVYLLLVNNVNCLFKNLIRGFYCNDENCYSILGVSETASVNDIRSAYHRQLTNLKNNYDSEKKKKIVKAYTVLANKRTRKYYDYYLKNPNSIFNVFNFIFYCVFKLIKVIIALIIIGFLLCGFQYFNNKYEMKRRVQKLSKNKAFKKEVQNRIASQHPDFRTYEMAMKRKVEEDIEIEVAQEMGLMYNKKDEKFAFSDLIIVKLLILPKQIICYVLWNVKWLIKYHILNEEYDESDKLYITRKCLNIPAHRWDALSEEDKKMLLKKQLWVKEIQDEFFEEQMEKERLSKISSAKYKKQVRMKKKGSSFNYND, encoded by the exons ATgaagtttttcttcttttccttcgcCTTGGTTTACCTCCTTCTGGTAAACAATGTCAACTGCCTCTTCAAGAATTTGATCAGAGGGTTTTACTGCAACGATGAGAATTGTTACAGCATTTTAG gtGTGAGCGAAACAGCGAGCGTGAATGATATCAGATCGGCTTACCACAGGCAACTGACTAATCTGAAAAATAACTACGactcggaaaaaaaaaaaaaaattgtcaaggCATACACTGTCCTGGCTAACAAACGAACGAGGAAGtattatgattattatttgaaaaatccAAACAGTATCTTCAATGTGTtcaacttcattttttattgtgtgTTTAAGCTCATAAAGGTGATAATAGCATTGATAATTATTGGCTTCCTCCTATGTGGTTTCCAGTATTTCAACAATAAGTATGAAATGAAGAGGCGTGTGCAAAAACTGTCGAAAAATAAAGCTTTTAAGAAGGAGGTGCAAAATAGGATAGCATCACAACATCCCGATTTCCGTACCTACGAGATGGCAATGAAAAGGAAGGTAGAAGAAGACATCGAAATTGAAGTAGCACAAGAGATGGGACTTATGTAtaacaaaaaggatgaaaagtTTGCCTTCTCTGACTTAATAATCGTTAAGCTGTTGATTCTTCCAAAACAAATTATCTGCTATGTGCTATGGAACGTCAAATGGTTAATAAAGTACCACATTTTGAATGAAGAATATGACGAGAGTGACAAGCTATACATTACGAGGAAGTGCCTGAACATTCCTGCGCATAGGTGGGATGCCCTCTCGGAGGAGGATAAGAAAATGCTTTTGAAAAAGCAGTTGTGGGTGAAGGAAATTCAGGACGAGTTTTTTGAAGAACAGATGGAGAAGGAGCGACTGAGCAAGATCTCCAGCGCCAAGTATAAGAAGCAGGTgcggatgaagaagaagggaagcAGCTTTAACTATAACGATTAG
- a CDS encoding DNA-directed RNA polymerase I (putative), with protein sequence MKGVKFRDNFVKLKEEGPRNATTTNFYGSYFLSENEHMFDINEFEKNLEMKMHKNEENLLILEVKNLNVSIANALRRIMLAEVPTIAIEKVNIFQNTGIIADEILCHRLGLIPFKFDADLINFKEEYEKYNHLNCFCFKLHVKFTKKVGSSETSQSIYSRDLKWCPINEQQKARFQKNPPRVVDDNILITKLSNGQEIELICFLEKGIGKTHAKWSPVCTAVYKMYPAFSFNTCEKLTKEEKHDLVSICPKNVFDVEDSDTLVAKNPLNCSSCRVCIEKYPKKISFEKVKNHFIFTIESTGCFSSADIFRKALLILKDKVVSVKEVLEDQTKT encoded by the coding sequence atgaagggTGTGAAGTTTAGGGATAACTTCGTGAAGCTGAAGGAAGAGGGACCAAGAAACGCAACGACGACAAATTTCTACGGATCATATTTCTTATCCGAAAATGAACACATGTTTGATATaaacgaatttgaaaaaaatctcGAAATGAAgatgcataaaaatgaagaaaatttgctAATCctggaagtaaaaaatttgaacgtATCCATTGCAAATGCTTTGAGAAGAATAATGTTGGCAGAGGTACCCACCATCGCGATagaaaaagtgaacataTTTCAAAACACGGGAATCATTGCTGACGAAATTTTGTGCCACCGTTTGGGATTAATCCCATTTAAGTTTGACGCTGATTTGATCAACTTCAAAGAGGAGtacgaaaaatataatcacctaaattgtttttgttttaaacTGCATGTGAAGTTTACGAAAAAAGTTGGGAGTAGCGAAACTAGCCAGAGCATTTACTCTAGGGACCTAAAATGGTGCCCCATTAATGAACAACAAAAAGCACGATTTCAGAAAAATCCACCCAGAGTTGTCGATGATAATATAttgattacaaaattaagtaATGGACAGGAGATAGAATTGATTTGCTTTTTGGAGAAAGGGATTGGGAAGACTCATGCCAAGTGGTCTCCTGTTTGCACTGCCGTGTATAAAATGTACCCTgcgttttcttttaatacATGTGAGAAGCTTaccaaggaagaaaaacacgACCTGGTAAGCATTTGCCCAAAGAATGTCTTCGATGTTGAAGACAGTGATACCTTAGTTGCCAAGAACCCCTTAAATTGCTCATCCTGTAGAGTGTGTATAGAGAAgtaccccaaaaaaatttccttcgaAAAGGTCAAgaatcattttattttcaccatCGAATCCACGGGCTGCTTCTCTTCGGCTGACATTTTCAGGAAGGCGCTCCTCATCCTGAAGGACAAGGTGGTCAGCGTCAAGGAGGTGTTGGAGGACCAGACTAAGACC